The genomic DNA TTCTTTCCTGTCATCATCACGCCACGTATAAAAAGCTGAATATGTGAAAATTTTGAGTTGAAAGAAATTCGTATATCTTTCAGTGACTTCTTGTATCCTTTGCCTGGAAAACAATTGGATGTTCGCCAGATTGATGGACAATATGAAGTATTTAGTTTGGTCGAGAAGACTGTAAAACAACGCCTAAGCCATATTATTACTAACTCACCAAAATTGAATGCACCCTGTGAAAGTATTTTAGCAGGCAGCATGGCAATGGCTTTATGCTACATTTCCAGAGTAAGTTCGCAAAcgacatatattaataatttaaataaaatttttaaggagTAATGTTATGCTTTAGATACAACGTAatgcttctgcaggtgtaaaaATGCACTCCCGCATTCTAGTTGTAACGGGCAGTAATGAATGTGCTTCTCAGTATATGACGTATATGAACGTTTTTTTTACGGCTCAGAAACTAGGAATTACAATTGATGTGTGTGCAATGGATAAAACGATGAGTCTCTTGCAACAGGGTTGTGATATCACGGGCGGTCAATATCTACGCCTTACACAGTTAGATGGgttgttacaatatttattatggGTTTTTTT from Bactrocera oleae isolate idBacOlea1 chromosome 3, idBacOlea1, whole genome shotgun sequence includes the following:
- the Tfb4 gene encoding general transcription factor IIH subunit 3, encoding MYKQQNDESNKFSLLVIVLDTNPSQRIVRQNAQLLTQCVDAIIAFGNAHLMQCSQNKLAVLSCHHHATDFLYPLPGKQLDVRQIDGQYEVFSLVEKTVKQRLSHIITNSPKLNAPCESILAGSMAMALCYISRIQRNASAGVKMHSRILVVTGSNECASQYMTYMNVFFTAQKLGITIDVCAMDKTMSLLQQGCDITGGQYLRLTQLDGLLQYLLWVFLPDPQMRQKLVLPPATKVDYRAACFCHRELIDIGYVCSVCLSIFCKFSPICTTCHTVFKIPGPMPIKPKKKKKV